CGGTCGTCTGCGGCGACTCGCAGTTCGCCCACATGCTCGCCGACCGCCTCTACGCCGACGGTGAACGCGTGGTCGTGGTGCGCTCCGAGCCGTTCGGGCCGCTGGAGTACCGCCGGCGCCGCTATCTCGGCGTCGTCGGCGACGCCACCAGTGTGGAGGTGCTGCGCGGCGCCGGCCTGTCGCGGGCGCACACCGTCTACGCCTGCACCGACGACGCCGACCGTAACCACGCGATCGCCAACACCGCCAACCGGCTGATCCAGGACCGGCGGCACCCACCCCGGGTGTACGTGCAGGTCCACGATCCCGAGATGTGCCTGTCGTTGCAGGCCCGGCGGCTCGGCGCCGCCGGCTCCAGCCGCCTGCGGCTGGACTACTTCCACGTCGACGACATCGCCGCCCGCGCACTGCACCGGCACCACCCGCTGCCGTCCGCCCTCAGCCGGCCGACGAAGGTCCTCATCGCCGGCGAGGGCAGTTTCCGCCGCGCCCTGCTGGTGGAGAGCGCCCGGCACTGGCGCGCACACCGGACCGAGGGCGGCCGGAGCGCCCGGCCGCTACAGGTGGACCTCGTGGCGCCGGACGCCCGCCGCGAACTCACCCTTGCCGTCTCCCGCTACCCGTTCCTGGCCGACGTCTGCCGGTTGTCCGCGTACGACCGGGACATCGACGGGCTGCTCGGGCTGGACCAGTTCGTCGCCGAGGGCTACGACCGCATCTACATCTGCGCACCGGACGAGATCAGCGGCCTGCAGTTCGCGCTGGACACGTCCGCGCTCTGGCGGGGGGCGCAGGGCGCGGTCTTCGTACCGGTCTACCGGCAGGCCGCGCTCGCCGCCGCCTTCCACGGCGACGCCCGCCACGACCTGCTCGACGAGGTGCACGGCAAGCTGCGGCTCTATCCGGTGCTGACCCACGCCTGCGATGCCCGACTGATCGCCGAGGACCTTACCGAGCGACTGGCCCAGCAGATCCACGCCCGGTACCTGCACGCCCAGCATCGGGCCGGGGTGCGCCTCGGCGACGCCCCCGCAATGGTGCCCTGGTCCCGGCTGCCCGAGTCCCTGCGGCGGGCCAACCGCAGCCATGTCCAGGACATCGCGGCCAAGCTGTTGAACCTGGGTTGCGTCGTGGCACCCCGGCACGGCAGCGCCGGCGACGCCTCGGCCGCCGGCCGGGCCATCGACGACCGG
This is a stretch of genomic DNA from Micromonospora sp. WMMD1082. It encodes these proteins:
- a CDS encoding RyR domain-containing protein, whose product is MTHPVPGAARPAAWWLRVVFAVIGVFASVLGYIGLERLSEVRPDAIADRYDILYYDLQLFFLSAELFEEPGPYPWQLQVARFVAPLFTLLAVAEAGRLLLAAEIRRLRARRASGHAVVCGDSQFAHMLADRLYADGERVVVVRSEPFGPLEYRRRRYLGVVGDATSVEVLRGAGLSRAHTVYACTDDADRNHAIANTANRLIQDRRHPPRVYVQVHDPEMCLSLQARRLGAAGSSRLRLDYFHVDDIAARALHRHHPLPSALSRPTKVLIAGEGSFRRALLVESARHWRAHRTEGGRSARPLQVDLVAPDARRELTLAVSRYPFLADVCRLSAYDRDIDGLLGLDQFVAEGYDRIYICAPDEISGLQFALDTSALWRGAQGAVFVPVYRQAALAAAFHGDARHDLLDEVHGKLRLYPVLTHACDARLIAEDLTERLAQQIHARYLHAQHRAGVRLGDAPAMVPWSRLPESLRRANRSHVQDIAAKLLNLGCVVAPRHGSAGDASAAGRAIDDRVEQLARLEHERWCRERRGDGWTYGQLRDEARRRHPALRPWDELPPAVQEQNREEIRALPDVLSDSGFELIRLSPAVPAQWGGPADGA